The following coding sequences are from one Streptomyces sp. NBC_01485 window:
- a CDS encoding RNA polymerase sigma factor SigF has translation MRNGDGPVRDEERGTRELPAGSAGIPVSPDGSRRMADGIDGIPEQARPHPEDHSASAQAGLPEGAVQGPPRERRPGGAPPGRAEERARQSATGGTMSEHERDGVQSVPGTQHEPPPTPVPAPTPAPAPAPASTSSVDRSGAKAMFVELRKLQDGSTEYAEMRNQLVRMHLPLVEHLARRFRNRGEPLDDLTQVATIGLIKSVDRFDPERGVEFSTYATPTVVGEIKRHFRDKGWAVRVPRRLQELRLSLTTATAELSQQHGRSPTVHELAEKLAISEEEVLEGLESANAYSTLSLDVPDTDDESPAVADTLGAEDEALEGVEYRESLKPLLEDLPPREKRILLLRFFGNMTQSQIAQEVGISQMHVSRLLARTLAQLREKLLVEE, from the coding sequence GTGAGGAACGGGGACGGGCCGGTGCGGGACGAAGAGCGCGGCACACGGGAGCTGCCGGCCGGGAGCGCCGGGATTCCCGTCTCTCCGGACGGTTCCCGACGCATGGCGGACGGCATCGACGGCATCCCCGAGCAGGCCCGGCCGCATCCGGAGGACCACTCGGCCTCCGCGCAGGCGGGTCTGCCGGAGGGTGCCGTGCAGGGCCCACCTCGGGAGAGGCGGCCCGGGGGTGCGCCCCCGGGCCGAGCAGAGGAGAGGGCTCGACAGAGCGCGACGGGCGGGACGATGAGCGAGCACGAGCGAGACGGCGTACAGAGCGTGCCGGGCACGCAGCACGAACCACCACCGACACCGGTGCCGGCACCGACCCCGGCACCGGCACCGGCACCGGCCTCGACATCGTCGGTGGACCGCAGCGGAGCAAAGGCGATGTTCGTCGAGCTGCGCAAGCTGCAGGACGGCAGCACCGAGTACGCGGAGATGCGCAACCAACTGGTCCGCATGCACCTGCCGCTCGTCGAGCACCTGGCGCGGCGGTTCCGCAACCGCGGCGAGCCGCTGGACGACCTCACGCAGGTCGCCACCATCGGCCTGATCAAGTCGGTCGACCGCTTCGACCCGGAGCGCGGCGTGGAGTTCTCCACGTACGCGACCCCGACGGTCGTCGGCGAGATCAAGCGGCACTTCCGCGACAAGGGCTGGGCGGTGCGGGTGCCGCGCAGGCTCCAGGAGCTGCGGCTGTCGCTGACGACGGCAACGGCCGAGCTGTCGCAGCAGCACGGCCGCTCCCCCACGGTCCACGAGCTCGCCGAGAAGCTGGCGATCTCGGAGGAGGAGGTCCTGGAGGGCCTGGAGTCCGCGAACGCGTACTCCACGCTGTCCCTGGACGTCCCGGACACCGACGACGAGTCCCCGGCGGTCGCCGACACCCTCGGCGCGGAGGACGAAGCGCTGGAGGGCGTCGAGTACCGGGAGTCGCTCAAGCCGCTCCTGGAAGACCTCCCGCCGCGCGAGAAGCGGATCCTGTTGCTGCGGTTCTTCGGCAACATGACCCAGTCGCAGATCGCGCAGGAGGTCGGCATCTCGCAGATGCACGTCTCCCGCCTGCTGGCGCGCACCCTGGCCCAGCTCCGGGAGAAGCTCCTCGTGGAGGAGTGA
- a CDS encoding anti-sigma regulatory factor, translating into MSQIAGEPATQDFVEVRLPAAGAYLSVLRTATAGLAARLDFTLDEIEDLRIAVDEACAILLQQAVPGSVLSCVFRLVDDSLEVTVSAPTTDGHAPARDTFAWTVLSALAGKVSSAVDEDKTVSISLYKQRGAGPGPA; encoded by the coding sequence GTGTCCCAGATCGCAGGCGAGCCCGCGACCCAGGACTTCGTGGAAGTCCGGCTGCCGGCTGCGGGTGCCTACCTGTCGGTGCTGCGGACGGCCACGGCCGGCCTCGCAGCCCGTTTGGACTTCACCCTGGACGAGATCGAGGACCTGCGCATCGCGGTGGACGAGGCTTGCGCGATCCTGCTCCAGCAGGCCGTGCCCGGCTCGGTACTCAGTTGCGTGTTCCGACTCGTCGACGACTCGCTCGAAGTCACCGTCTCGGCGCCGACCACGGACGGCCACGCCCCGGCGCGTGACACGTTCGCGTGGACCGTCCTGTCCGCGCTCGCGGGCAAGGTGTCCTCCGCTGTCGACGAGGACAAGACCGTGTCGATCAGCCTCTACAAACAGCGCGGCGCGGGACCCGGGCCGGCGTGA
- a CDS encoding UBP-type zinc finger domain-containing protein, protein MKQCTHSDALPDPEPVPLGETCPECLRDGTHPVQLRLCLTCGHVGCCDSSPSRHATAHHKESGHPVMRTFEPGESWRWCFVDHVLV, encoded by the coding sequence ATGAAACAGTGCACGCACTCCGACGCGCTGCCCGACCCCGAACCCGTCCCGCTCGGCGAGACGTGTCCGGAGTGCCTGCGGGACGGTACCCACCCGGTGCAACTGCGGCTGTGCCTGACGTGCGGCCACGTCGGCTGCTGCGACTCCTCGCCGAGCCGGCACGCCACGGCGCACCACAAGGAGTCCGGTCATCCGGTGATGCGGACCTTCGAACCCGGCGAGAGCTGGCGGTGGTGCTTCGTGGATCACGTCCTGGTGTGA